The Hyphomonas sediminis genome contains a region encoding:
- a CDS encoding sigma-70 family RNA polymerase sigma factor, which translates to MAQIADRRSRGAFADLFSYYAPRVKSFMLRLGAGDGEAEELAQEVMITVWQKAGLYDRAQASVSTWIFRIARNRRIDAQRRQRRPELSPDDPVLLPPEIQTPDEMIVRGQLDEVVRERLAGLPQDQLILVQAAFYDGLSHSEIARAFNLPLGTVKSRIRLAFSRLKGELEGGV; encoded by the coding sequence ATGGCGCAGATTGCAGACCGGCGCAGCCGGGGCGCCTTTGCAGATCTGTTCAGCTATTACGCGCCGCGCGTGAAATCCTTCATGCTGCGCCTTGGCGCGGGCGATGGGGAAGCCGAAGAATTGGCGCAGGAGGTGATGATCACCGTCTGGCAGAAGGCGGGGCTCTATGACCGGGCGCAGGCCTCGGTTTCGACATGGATCTTCAGGATCGCCCGCAATCGCCGGATCGACGCGCAGCGCCGCCAGCGCCGGCCGGAGCTTTCCCCCGACGACCCGGTGTTGTTGCCACCGGAAATCCAGACCCCGGACGAAATGATCGTTCGCGGCCAACTGGATGAGGTGGTACGCGAGCGGCTGGCCGGTCTGCCGCAGGACCAGCTGATCCTCGTGCAGGCAGCCTTCTATGACGGCCTCTCCCATTCAGAGATCGCGCGAGCGTTCAACCTGCCGCTCGGGACGGTAAAGTCTCGCATCCGCCTGGCTTTCAGCCGCCTCAAAGGAGAGCTGGAGGGGGGGGTATGA
- a CDS encoding OmpA family protein, with the protein MKKSILLAAALALPLVHACETGPSQRVWTTTAAGAILGAGAGMMAGGDDKRNAAIGAAVGAVAGAGVGVYMDKQEEKLRQQTAGTGIEIERQGDQLALTMPSGITFRQGSAEIDPSFFQALNSVATTLVEYPSTAVDIRGHASSEGDRAFNQRLSQQRADAVRNYLANQGVQAVRMSSIGMGIDYPVADNSTEAGRVQNRRVEIILTPVTQ; encoded by the coding sequence ATGAAGAAGTCTATCCTCCTCGCAGCAGCTCTGGCGCTTCCGCTGGTGCATGCATGTGAAACCGGTCCCAGCCAGCGCGTCTGGACCACAACTGCAGCCGGCGCCATCCTTGGCGCAGGCGCCGGCATGATGGCTGGCGGCGACGACAAGCGGAACGCGGCCATCGGCGCAGCGGTCGGCGCAGTCGCCGGCGCAGGCGTTGGTGTCTACATGGACAAGCAGGAAGAAAAACTGCGTCAGCAGACTGCCGGTACGGGCATCGAGATCGAGCGTCAGGGTGACCAGCTCGCCCTCACCATGCCGTCGGGCATCACGTTCCGCCAAGGCAGCGCCGAGATCGATCCGTCCTTCTTCCAGGCGCTGAACAGTGTTGCGACCACGCTGGTCGAGTATCCCTCGACGGCTGTGGACATCCGTGGTCATGCCTCGTCCGAGGGGGACCGCGCGTTCAACCAGCGCCTGTCGCAACAGCGCGCAGACGCGGTCCGCAACTACCTGGCCAACCAGGGCGTTCAGGCTGTCCGCATGAGCTCGATCGGCATGGGCATTGATTATCCGGTGGCTGACAACTCGACCGAAGCCGGCCGTGTGCAGAACCGCCGTGTCGAAATCATCCTGACGCCGGTTACGCAGTAA
- the rlmN gene encoding 23S rRNA (adenine(2503)-C(2))-methyltransferase RlmN, with the protein MTVTLDLSRRNNSLPGKKRLTGLSVPALKAEMEALGLEPKAASMRARQLRRWIHHFGVTDFAGMTDIAKDLRAQLEEKFELDRPEVADHQVSRDGTQKWLTRYAPGIEGESVYIPDVGKAGALCVSSQVGCTLNCTFCHTGTQALVRNLTAQEIVQQVIIARDALAEWPSSNEDRLLTNIVFMGMGEPLYNLDNVAEAIDTISDGDGISIGRRRITVSTAGVAPKIPELGQRTGAMLAISLHATNDALRNELVPLNKKYDLQTLFEAIRAYPDLGNSKRVTFEYVMLKGVNDTLAEARDLVKLLKGIPSKINLIPFNPWPGSPYECSDWETIEGFAEVLNRAGYASPIRTPRGRDILAACGQLRSESVKVRASERLKQKLAGEAEA; encoded by the coding sequence ATGACCGTGACCCTCGACCTCAGCCGCCGAAATAACTCTCTGCCCGGCAAGAAACGCCTGACAGGCCTTTCGGTTCCCGCCCTCAAGGCAGAAATGGAAGCCCTTGGCCTGGAGCCGAAGGCGGCCTCCATGCGTGCGCGCCAGCTGCGCCGCTGGATTCACCATTTCGGGGTCACCGATTTTGCCGGCATGACCGACATCGCCAAGGATCTGCGCGCCCAGCTGGAAGAGAAATTCGAGCTCGACCGCCCGGAAGTCGCCGACCATCAGGTCAGCCGCGACGGCACTCAGAAATGGCTCACCCGCTACGCTCCCGGCATTGAGGGCGAGAGCGTCTATATCCCCGATGTCGGCAAGGCGGGCGCGCTTTGCGTCTCCTCCCAGGTCGGCTGCACGCTGAACTGCACCTTCTGCCACACCGGCACGCAGGCGCTGGTGCGCAATCTCACCGCCCAGGAAATCGTCCAGCAGGTCATCATCGCCCGCGATGCGCTTGCCGAATGGCCCTCCTCGAATGAAGATCGTCTCCTGACGAACATCGTCTTCATGGGCATGGGCGAGCCGCTCTACAATCTCGACAATGTCGCCGAGGCGATCGACACCATCTCCGATGGCGATGGCATCTCCATCGGCCGCCGCCGCATCACGGTGTCCACCGCCGGCGTCGCCCCGAAGATCCCCGAGCTTGGCCAGCGCACCGGCGCCATGCTCGCCATCTCGCTGCACGCGACGAATGACGCCCTGCGCAACGAGCTCGTGCCGCTGAACAAGAAATACGATCTGCAGACGCTGTTTGAAGCCATCCGCGCCTATCCCGACCTCGGAAACTCCAAGCGCGTCACCTTCGAATATGTCATGCTGAAGGGCGTCAACGACACGCTGGCCGAAGCGCGCGATCTCGTGAAGCTGCTCAAGGGCATCCCCTCGAAGATCAACCTCATCCCGTTCAACCCCTGGCCGGGCAGCCCGTATGAATGCTCCGACTGGGAAACGATCGAAGGCTTTGCCGAAGTGCTCAATCGCGCCGGCTATGCCTCGCCCATCCGCACGCCGCGCGGACGCGACATCCTCGCCGCCTGCGGCCAGCTGCGTTCGGAAAGCGTGAAGGTGCGCGCCAGCGAGCGCCTGAAGCAGAAGCTCGCCGGCGAAGCCGAAGCCTAA
- a CDS encoding ChrR family anti-sigma-E factor: MPSASPNTFSDLYSAYAAGCLDPAFAMMLETQSAVRSDVRRSVVVSEMVSGSFLDAAPEAAMSEGALERALAMVDALEMPAAAQRDAGRAAGAALRELLELPEPVRGAALDAAGRDGWQMLGLGLKRLKLDVSEAMEVELYRIAPGARIPRHSHSGAELTMVLSGGFTDERGNYGPGDISMNGPSDTHQPVADDDGVCYALAIRDGGLRFTGLMGAIQKLLGAR, from the coding sequence ATGCCTTCTGCTTCGCCCAACACGTTCAGTGACCTCTACAGCGCCTATGCGGCCGGATGCCTCGATCCGGCCTTTGCCATGATGCTGGAGACCCAAAGCGCCGTGCGTTCGGATGTACGCCGGTCTGTGGTCGTCAGTGAAATGGTTTCCGGCAGCTTTCTTGATGCCGCGCCCGAAGCGGCGATGAGCGAAGGCGCACTGGAGCGGGCGCTGGCGATGGTGGACGCGCTGGAAATGCCGGCCGCTGCGCAGCGGGATGCCGGGCGCGCCGCCGGGGCAGCCCTCCGTGAACTGCTGGAATTGCCTGAGCCTGTGCGCGGCGCCGCGCTGGACGCTGCCGGGCGCGATGGCTGGCAGATGCTGGGGCTGGGCCTCAAACGCCTGAAGCTGGATGTGAGCGAGGCGATGGAAGTGGAGCTTTACCGCATCGCGCCGGGCGCGCGCATTCCGCGCCATTCCCATTCGGGCGCTGAGCTGACGATGGTGCTGTCGGGCGGCTTTACCGATGAGCGCGGCAATTATGGGCCGGGCGACATTTCGATGAACGGGCCGAGCGACACCCACCAGCCGGTGGCGGACGATGATGGCGTTTGCTATGCGCTGGCGATCCGCGATGGCGGGCTGCGCTTTACCGGCCTGATGGGCGCGATCCAGAAACTGCTTGGCGCGCGCTGA
- a CDS encoding invasion associated locus B family protein yields the protein MQHKITTLLRPLTLVISAALLAGSAAAEPKALGKFKEWSVFTEEKGGDLVCYAVTQASSKAPSSVKHGDVWYYVTSWKSGQARNQPSLRVTYDLSTSKAPKTAVGRSSWQMFAAGSEAFADDADDPRIVDALRKGSSLTVTARSARGTNVTYRFSLSGSSDAIEKAEAACR from the coding sequence ATGCAACATAAAATAACGACACTGCTTCGCCCTCTCACGCTTGTGATCTCGGCCGCATTGCTTGCGGGCTCCGCCGCTGCCGAACCCAAGGCCTTGGGCAAGTTCAAGGAATGGTCGGTCTTCACCGAGGAAAAAGGCGGCGACCTGGTCTGCTATGCTGTCACTCAGGCCTCTTCGAAGGCCCCCTCTTCAGTAAAGCATGGCGATGTCTGGTATTACGTCACCAGCTGGAAATCCGGCCAGGCCCGGAACCAGCCCAGCCTGCGCGTCACCTATGATCTCAGCACCAGCAAGGCGCCCAAGACAGCTGTAGGCCGCTCCTCCTGGCAGATGTTTGCAGCCGGCAGCGAAGCCTTCGCGGATGATGCCGATGATCCGCGCATCGTCGACGCGCTGCGCAAGGGCTCCAGCCTCACCGTGACGGCCCGGTCCGCCCGCGGCACGAACGTCACCTACCGCTTCTCGCTCAGCGGCTCCTCCGATGCCATCGAGAAGGCCGAAGCAGCCTGCCGCTAG